agaaattaatgtTGAGATATAACTTGTTATCACCGAGCATTTTAAGTACCTGAATGTGGAGCCCCAAATAAACCATGTGCATGGAAAGTGATATCAACGCCGCTATATTAGCATAAGAAGAAATTCGGTTGATCATCTGCAACTTCTCACTCAGCCTGGCAGTGTGCGTCTCTGCTCTCACTTCCCCCTGTTGTTCTGTAGTTGCAGTCACTGGATCTCCTGCATCATCCGCTATGCCAGACCTAGGGTGAGAAGTCACTCCTTCTCgtccttcttctttctccaccttAAATCTCTCTGACATTATCTGTTATTAATCAAAAGAATAGAAACCTCAATAATTATACTAAAAATGTATGACACTTGTGATATATTAGAAAGTTATGTTATCCACAGAAAGCAAGAAATGCTCAGCATCTTATCTACCTCAATGATATCTCAAATTAGATGAATCATTCTCTATAGCTGCCTAAAGAAAAAAGGGaacatggattttttttttttgaaatgccATGAAAGGAATAATAGCAATGGTGTAAGAGCGGAACCCGGATTCTAAGGAAACCAAGGGCTATAATATACTTATTGTTTGTAATGTAGAAACCCCTTCTGACAAGGGAGTTTGAAAAAATATGATTCATTAACTTCTTAAGGTAAGGTCAGCCAGGGCTCTATTCATCTACACTAACTTTGGGAGTTCACTTAGACTGGTTCCTCCACTACGTAAAACTATATGAGGCTTGCAAAGGACATGCATGAGTAGAAGTAGCTAGGAATGgaaactaatttatatattagtggGATTTAATTCTGACTTACATCTGTGTTAATGAAATGGAGTAAATGATATGCCATTAAGTCATTAAGCAACAAATACTATTTTGAAATAAGGACCTGCTTACACTCAAAGTTACACAATGCAAAATGAAAACTAACAATCTCCAGAAAATCCCAAGTTGAGATACATACCTGAGTGGCCTTCGGCTCAAGATACAGAAAATTCCCTAATGACATCAGGAGAGACATAACTAGGTTTATAGAGTAGAAAATCTCAGCACTGCTTGAGACGATCTTTTTGCCACGGCTGAATAGATGGGCCATCAAAGCAACTCCAGTACTGTAGGCCTGAATCTTATAATATATAGGATACAACTTGCTCTGTAGCATCCCAAATTGTTCCCTTGGAAGAGCATCACCCAAAATATAACACGAAACAAATGTCATCCACATCGACATTCCAAAAGATATAGAAAATCCTAGCAACTGAACCACTCCCATGAGAGAATTCATCCGAGGAGCTTCTATTGTATCTCCAATCATAGACACATTTCTCTGAATATCCTCTACCCCTCTTTTAGGGGTATCCATTGCACCACTATCTTTTACCTTTTCAGTTACATCCTTAACCTTACTACTTCCATCAGCCACAACCTCCTTCATTTTACCAACACCTTTAGTCACACCCACCTTCGTTGCCCCCTCAACTTTCTCCAAACCTTGTTTGCATTTACCAAATGCATCACAAACAACCTCCTCAATATCATGCCTATCAATATCCGCCAAGTTTGACAAATTACTCTTGATATCCTCTAATGCTCTTCTGGGCGTCTCCATTGTATCACTTTCTATTACTTTGTGAGCTGCGTCCTTGACTTTCTCACTTCCTTCACCCACAAGCTCTTTCACTTTATGAGCTCCATCCTTAACCTTACTACTTCTTTCACCCACAGCCTCTTTAATTTTATGAACTTCATCCTTAACTCTACTACTTCGTTCATCCACAAACTCTTTTACTTCATGAGCTCCATCCTTAACTTTACTACTTCCTTCACCCGCAACCTCTTTTACTTTGTCCTTGACCTTACTGCTTCCTTCACCCACAACCTCTTTTACTTTGTCAACTCCATCCATAACCTTACCTCTTCCTTCAACCACAATGTTTTTCACCTTACCAACATTTTCACTCACAAACTCTTTTGCTTCTTCAACTTTTTCCAAACCATCATAATAGTCCTTTGGATAAATTGAGACTTTAGTTTTACCTTCTTTCCCCTCACCAACATattcaaccacaacaacagagTGACCTTCCTTTAtgataatatttgaattttggtTGTTTTGAGATACTTCGGGAGACCAAACAATTCCACTACAGACTGAAcctaaaattagaagcaacgcCACACCATTCATCATGTTTTTCTTAGTTCTTAGTGCCAAAAATCTACGTTGTTTCCTCAATAATTTCTCTATGGTTAGCTTTTATGTGATATATCATATACATAAACCAGTTAATTTAGAAAAAGTCTAGAATTTTCTAGCTATACACATGTTCACTTACGTGTTCCCAGAAATGATACACGTGTTCATTTACGTGTATTTTATTTACGGTTTGTTCTGCATGTTTGACAAGTGTTATGGAGCATCGTAAATTACATATttattgtattatatttatattttgtataataatttgtaatatttaacatataatgAGGTATTTTAAATCACTTCTTCTATAAGATATTCTCTTATGagaaacataatattaataattatatgttgcaacttgcaatggactaaaatagaaaaagaaGATATGATTAtcttttgtttgataaaatatataatttaattactttggaaaataatttttatatctaatttcaagcattatgataataatttatGTAACAATTCTTCTttaacaaaaaaacatattcaCAATCAAATGTATAATTTGAAAAGATATATTTTTGGACTTTGACATTATATTTTGTactactaaataaataaattttgaaaaatttattacAGTTTGTAGTCTTTATTAAAGCACTAAGAGTCATTacatacattttaatattttatggaGTTTTTgggtaaataaaattttatatatttaaaattttcataaagtAAGTATGAACTCTTAGCGTGAATAACCcgctataatattatatgttatttaagtctagaataaaattgatgatttttatCGTTTTCTTAATGGGCTTTTTTGTGGAAAAATATCCCTTTTTTGTCTTCTCCCAAAACaagtttttgataattttttcaaaaattatctcCCATAGTTAATCATGGAAACAAATAATTCCATTAAATAGTATATGTCAACAAAATTTAAAGAAAGATATTcagcaataataataaaaaatatgtaataggAAGAAATATATGATAAAGTCAAAGAAAGACTTGAATTCCAAATTATATTGACAtggaataattattttaaaaatattctctCTCTTGCTATGGAGGGCAGTCTTAGAGTAGTAAAAGAGTGGAAGGAAGCGAAAAAGAAGTTTACCAATGCACCTGATCAGAAGAAAAGAACAGATCAGAAGGAGAGAAAGTGGCTCCCTCCCGAGGAAGGTGTTCTGAAAATCAATGTTGATGCTTCTTTCTTTCCTGGAGCAGATTGCTTCAGTATTGGCATGTTGATCCGAGACCACCATGGCTCGTTTGTCGCAGGAAGGACGATGAAACTCCTGGCCTCCGAGTCAGTATTTGAAGCAGAAGCAATTGGAGTTAAAGAAGCCTTGTCATGGATGGGGGATATGCAGCTTCAGGAGGAACGAGTGCAGATTGAGACAGACTCCATGCTTACTGCTACTGCCATCAATCGCCAAGTTCTGAATTTGCTAGAGGTAGGGGATGTTATTAGTGAATGTTGTTCAAAATTGCAGAACATGCCGCATACCTCAGTTAGTTTTGTTAGAAATCAAGCAAACAAGGCAGCTCATTTGCTAGCTCGATACCCTTGTGATGCTCAGGATCATGTTCACTTTACGTCTCCTCCAAATTGTTTGTTGGAGACCCTTTTGTTTGATCGGTTGAAGTAATGAAATCTtgcttttgtcaaaaaaaaaaaaaaaaaaaatattctctctctctcttttaatTACGGTCGTTCAGTTTATTAGTACAAGTCCCTATCAAATTCTATCTGCAAGTAGCATAGATCCTATATTCATGTCACAGAGGGAGTCCAAAATATTGGATATAGCTTTTTCATCACTTATCCCTTCCTTTCTTATTTTTtggtaatattttgattattcttTCGTAATTGTTAGATTTATGACTGTATGATGGTCAATGTAGTTAAACTTCCGTAGTAAAATTCTCCTTGCAGTAAGCCCTCATGGAAACGACTCAAACGAGAAGTGTTCATATCCCTAGTGGGCTCATGAAAATGAAGCAAGAACTTAGGAAAccaaaatatcaaaaagaacCTAATGCTAATATTCTGTCTACTATGGTGTAAAGTTCGATATGATCATTTATGGAGCAAGCAGCAAAAGTGATAACTGAATGTCATGCTCCTCAGTCTCGACATTGTTCTTATGATATGCAAGACTTCCGGTAAGTTATTAAGTAAGGCTCGATATGCTCGAAACTACGGTAAATTTCTGCTGCTCTTATACGTATGTTAAATAAGTATAACcgtatccactacaaatatagGAGTGGCACACGTACCTGTAGCAGGACCAAACATGTTCGCGACAACATTGATATTACAACTTCAAAGATACAGTGTTTATCGAGTACTGGGAGATCAGTACTTGAAATAGACTGCACAAAGTGGAACTTACAGACAGTTATACTATGCCTTCGGAATATATTCAGTCATAGTACATTTCAAGTAAATATCATACATATAACATATGTTCAATACATCTTTAGGCGTGGTTGGTACACATACTTGTAGCAACACCAATATGGATGCAGCAACATTGATAATACAACTTCAAAGATGCAAAACTAGAAATGCCAATGGGTTAAAATTCCATCATCCTCTCTGCTTTGCCGTAAACTTCACTAATGTTGCCATAGTCTATTCTGTGATTAACATTTCAATTTTCTCCATAGGAGTAGGGAGCTGCCAAAAGAAAAGACATGGTAAGGATTACTTCCAATAACACCCAAATCGCCAAAGGTTTCTTAAAATTAACATTATTCTAGATACAATAATGGGCGTGCACAATTATGTGTGGGAGGGAGTACATCTCTGCGAGGAACACCTTACTTATACAGATTAAAAATACAGCTACCAAGCTACACCATTCAGTCAAAAACAGAAGTGCAGAAAATATGTTCTGCCAATAGGGTAGCTTGTCTTTCAATAATATTAAAAGgaaaattaaacaaacaaaGGTCTTGCTCATCAACATTTCAGTGAAGtgaatatgtaaatatatatatataaacactagCATCACATTGTGGTCTTGTACTCTAAGATAAACTCTTTCAGGCAGAAGGTGCACATACCCAAAATCTGCTCAAAGCTGATGACATTATGACAAGACCACAGACATCCCCAATAACTAAAGATGAAAAACAGTGTCATCTAAATGCTTCTAGAGACTAAAAACAAAACTTTACAAGTTACCTATTCCTT
This genomic window from Daucus carota subsp. sativus chromosome 7, DH1 v3.0, whole genome shotgun sequence contains:
- the LOC108193412 gene encoding uncharacterized protein LOC108193412, with product MVVSDQHANTEAICSRKERSINIDFQNTFLGREPLSLLLICSFLLIRCIGSVCSGIVWSPEVSQNNQNSNIIIKEGHSVVVVEYVGEGKEGKTKVSIYPKDYYDGLEKVEEAKEFVSENVGKVKNIVVEGRGKVMDGVDKVKEVVGEGSSKVKDKVKEVAGEGSSKVKDGAHEVKEFVDERSSRVKDEVHKIKEAVGERSSKVKDGAHKVKELVGEGSEKVKDAAHKVIESDTMETPRRALEDIKSNLSNLADIDRHDIEEVVCDAFGKCKQGLEKVEGATKVGVTKGVGKMKEVVADGSSKVKDVTEKVKDSGAMDTPKRGVEDIQRNVSMIGDTIEAPRMNSLMGVVQLLGFSISFGMSMWMTFVSCYILGDALPREQFGMLQSKLYPIYYKIQAYSTGVALMAHLFSRGKKIVSSSAEIFYSINLVMSLLMSLGNFLYLEPKATQIMSERFKVEKEEGREGVTSHPRSGIADDAGDPVTATTEQQGEVRAETHTARLSEKLQMINRISSYANIAALISLSMHMVYLGLHIQ